A single Mustela lutreola isolate mMusLut2 chromosome X, mMusLut2.pri, whole genome shotgun sequence DNA region contains:
- the GPR34 gene encoding probable G-protein coupled receptor 34 has protein sequence MRSHMVTTMSASTGSWPSASQKDSFMASHSIQGLNHSGDPSSPNQPGITATPNGTCPMDEKLLSSLLTISYSVIFIVGLVGNIIALYVFLGIHRKRNSIQIYLLNVAIADLLLIFCLPFRIMYHINGNQWTLGVILCKVVGTLFYMNMYISIILLGFISLDRYIKINRSVQQRRAVTTKQSIYVCCTVWTVALAGFLAMITLTLKGNHNSTVCFHYREKHNAKGEAIFNYVLVVMFWLIFLLIILSYIKIGKNLLRISKRRSKFPNSGKYAKTARNSFIVLIIFTVCFVPYHAFRFVYISSQLNSPSCYWKEIIHKTNEIMLVFSSFNSCLDPVMYFLMSSNIRKIMCQLLSRRFQGEASRSESTSEFKPGYSLHDTSAAAKIQSTA, from the coding sequence ATGAGAAGTCACATGGTAACGACGATGAGTGCTTCAACCGGCAGCTGGCCTTCCGCCTCCCAGAAAGACAGCTTTATGGCCAGTCATAGCATCCAAGGGCTGAACCACTCAGGAGACCCAAGCAGTCCCAATCAACCTGGTATTACTGCTACTCCAAACGGTACCTGTCCCATGGATGAGAAACTACTCTCCAGCCTGTTAACAATATCCTACTCTGTTATTTTCATCGTGGGACTGGTTGGAAACATAATTGCCCTCTATGTATTTCTGGGTATCCACCGCAAAAGAAATTCCATACAGATTTACCTACTGAATGTAGCTATTGCAGATCTCTTACTGatcttctgcctgcctttccgaaTAATGTATCACATTAACGGGAACCAGTGGACACTCGGTGTGATCCTTTGCAAGGTTGTGGGAACACTATTTTATATGAACATGTACATTAGCATTATTTTGCTTGGATTTATCAGTTTGGATCGCTACATAAAAATTAATCGGTCTGTACAACAACGAAGGGCGGTAACAACCAAACAAAGTATTTACGTTTGCTGTACAGTATGGACAGTTGCTCTTGCTGGATTTTTAGCTATGATTACCTTAACCCTTAAAGGAAATCATAATTCCACAGTGTGTTTCCATTACAGAGAGAAGCATAATGCCAAAGGAGAAGCAATTTTTAATTACGTTCTTGTGGTAATGTTCTGGCTAATTTTCTTACTAATAATTCTTTCATATATTAAGATCGGCAAGAATCTACTAAGGATTTCCAAAAGGAGGTCAAAATTTCCCAATTCTGGTAAATATGCCAAAACAGCCCGGAATTCCTTTATCGTACTTATCATTTTTACTGTATGTTTTGTTCCCTATCATGCCTTCCGATTTGTCTATATATCTTCACAGCTAAATAGCCCATCTTGCTATTGGAAGGAAATCATTCACAAAACCAATGAGATCATGTTGGTTTTCTCATCTTTCAATAGCTGCTTAGATCCAGTCATGTATTTCCTGATGTCCAGTAACATCCGCAAAATAATGTGCCAACTTCTTTCTAGACGATTTCAAGGGGAAGCGAGCAGGAGTGAGAGCACTTCAGAATTTAAGCCAGGATACTCTCTGCATGATACATCTGCCGCAGCTAAAATTCAATCTACTGCTTAA